CGCCAACTCTTTGGAATATATGTGCTCGCGCACTATCGTAACGAGCCAGACGATCTAGCAATTCTCGCCGATGCACCACACCACATAATACGTGCCATGGCAACACCGAGCGGCAAGATCGTGTGCGCGGTTCAAATCGCACAGGAGGGTGGATTAGACGACGAGCTTATCGAGGATCTCTTGCGCGGTGGTAAGATAGCGGGTAATATCATACCCGATCGTGTGCTAAAACATCTGCGTCTATGGGAGTTTGGGCGGAAACGCGGCTGGAGGATAGTGAGGATAGCGACACACCCAGAGGTGCAGGGTAGAGGCATAGGCTCAAGGATGCTTGAGGAGATATACGAGGAGGCCAAGGAGAGGGGTCTTGACTGGGTTGGGAGCGGGTTCGGCGTCAACGAGCAACTGCTACGCTTCTGGTTGAAAAATGGCTTCGTGCCGGTTCACATGTCGCCAGATAGGAACCCTGTAAGCGGCGAGTACACGACGCTAGTCCTTAAGCCGATAGCCGAGGATGTGAAGGAAATGGTAAGGATAGCGAACCGAGAGTTCCGGAGGAAGCTCCTCGAGAGCCTCCACGATACCTACCGCGACCTCGAACTCGAGGTCGCAAGGATGATGCTGGAGGGTGATGGGTCGCCAATACTGCCGGGCTACAAGCCGATGCTTACACCGATCCAGGTAGACCGCCTCTGGATATACGCGTATGGCCCGATGACGTTCGAGGCAGCCAACGATATCATGCATGAGCTTGCACGTGCTTATTGGCTGCAGGGTAGAGATGAGAGGCCAAAACTCAGTGAGAAGGAAGAGTTACTCCTCATAGCCAAGGCGCTGCAGGGTAAGAGTTGGGAGAAGGTTGCTGAAGAGCTGGGCTGGAAGGTGTACAAGGTTCTCACCACGATGAAGGAAATTGCGAGGAAGCTGCTCAAGCACTACTATGGGCTTGGCCCCGACTCGCCAGTCGGCCTACATGCAGACAAGATTACAGCATTGGAGGTTACGCCAGAAGTGCTACTAAGGCAGCCAGAGACGGGACTCTACGGTAGAGTCGAAAAGAGCCTCGTGGCAACGAAGCCGGTAGAGGCTAGCGAGGAGAGTGAACACGAAGAGGAGAGGGTGAGAACCCTCGAGGAGATAGCACGCGCGGCAAAGAGCGAGGAAGACGAGGAGGACGAAGAGTCTCCGATTTGACCTTACCTCAGCTCTTCTGTGTGTGAAGCACGTTAGGCTTTGATGAGCTGGAGGTTGACTCTCCACGCCATGGCGTATTGAATATCGCGTATATCTCTCGCGCTCTCTTCTCGCCTATACCCTCTACTCTCATCAACTCCGCTATGCTCGCATTCGCAACTGCCTTCAACGTCCCAAAGTGCTCTAGTAGCCTCCTAGCCAGCCTAGGGCCTATGATGCTCTCCGCAACGTAGAGGATGCGCTCGTTTATGCCCATAGGCTTCTTCTCCACCCTCAGCCTTACAACCTTCTTCTCTTCAACGCGACCCAGAGCCTTAGCTTTAGCAGCAAGCCACGCCGCGGTAGCCTGCTTGTGAGGCGTAGGTAGCACGGGAATACCCCAGTCTAGTAGAATCTCGTCAAGGATTCGAAGGACTGCTGCCATGTTCCATTTTCTCCTCTTCTCGGCGATGCCCAGCCAACCCTCAAGGATTATGATGGGCTGCGCTCCATCCTCCTCGGCAGCCTCCTTTAGCAGCTTAGCCTGCTCCCAGACTCGATTATCGCGTATACTATTGAGGAAGTCGTTCACAGTCTTCCTCTCGACAAGCAGGGGCTTCTTACCCTCCGGGGCTAGGAGGTAGTAGTCGCCGGCGTTAAGCGCTATACGGGCAACTCGCAACCCACTCCTCACGAGGTGCTCGAGTATATCCTTGTTCTTCGAAGCCTCCCTAGTGTCAACCACGATATCCACGGGCGCGAGCAGCTTCTCCGAGAGTATTGGCATTACCAGCCCTAGGTCTAGCTATGCATAGTGTCACCGGTTTAGACCCGTGCCCTGCAAGCACTGTCCCTAACCCACAACGTGAACCTCCTCCACGAGTAGAGCCACACCATAAACACCAATGCCGCTATCGAGAGGCGCGCCACACTCGCTACTACATCTCCGCCTCTAACCCCGCTAGCCAAGATACCAACCAGGATTATGATGAGTATGAGGCCCAACGCGCCATACAAGACTAGCAAGAGCGGCACTAGGATGGCTCTTAGTAAGCGGGGCCTCCGCACGCTCGTGCCTCGTCACCCCGGCACCTCAGTGTAGGTGGACGGCTCTTCAACGGCCCCGTAGGGCCCTAGTTTAAGACTCGGGGGTTGGTTTGCTCTTCGCTGGGGAGGGATTGGCTAGTGCGAGTGCGGATAGAGACTGGCGCTAGGCTACACTTCGGCTTCTATAACCTGATGCCAGTCAGGCGCTTATGGGGCAGTATAGGTCTGGCGGTCGACGGAGTCGGATACGACATTGTCATCGAGGAGGGTGGCAACGGTATAGTTGTTGAGGGTTGCCAGCGCGCAAGGTTTCATCGTATATTGCTGGAGGCTCTCGAGAGGCTAAGACTAGGTGATATGAGCATCAAGCTAGTTGCACGCAAGTGTATACCCGAGCATCGCGGGCTAGGCTCAACGACACAAGCCAAGCTGGCGGTATACGCTGGTCTCGCGCGACTAGCCAGCCTCGATATTGACGTGTATAAGCTTGCCGAGCTGGCGGGCCGTGGAAAGGTATCGGGTGTTGGTATAGCTGCATTCGCATACGGGGGTTTCATCATAGACACGGGTAGGAGGGTAGGCGTAGAGACCGGCGTTCCCAAGCCTATGATGCGTATTGAGCTGCCGGAAAAATGGAGGATAGTCTACCTGACACCCATGACAAGCTGGAGGGTGGCTGAGGAGGGCGAGGTTGTATTCCAGGGATCGATAGACCCCACCTTGCACTGTACGCTTCTCGAGACTGTCTTTACCTGGCTTGCACCGGCGGCGGTAGAGAAGGACTTTGAGAGTTTCACAGCAGCGCTTGAGGAGATCGAGAGAATCATGGGGATGTACTTCTCTAAGGCGCAGGAGGGCGCCTATTGCTGTAGGGAGACGGCTGCAGCCGCCGAGGAGCTGCGCAGAGCCGGTGGTAGGGGCGTGGGCCAGTCTAGTTGGGGTCCGACAGTCTACGCCTTCTTCCCGGACGAGGAGTCAGCTAGAACGGCTCTCAACCAGGCTGCCTCACGGCTAGAGCAGCGAGGCATACGCCTAGAGTACTATGGAGTGTTGAAGCCACGTAACCGCGGCGCTGTTGTGACGCTGGAGGGGTAGCATGGAGACGCCCGATGAGAAGCTATGGTTGGATAGGAAGATTAGGAGCTGGGAGAGGCTGTGGGAGGATCTCGAGATAGGCTATCTTGATCGCGATATAATCGACATTCTTGTCGAGTTCTTTCTCCGCCCTAAGAGCTTTACAACGAGTAGCTGTAGCGGCCGCATAGTCGTCATGGATGCCGAGTACCCGTGGGATAAGGAGGAGACGATGATAATATTCAAGAAGC
The Pyrolobus fumarii 1A DNA segment above includes these coding regions:
- a CDS encoding GHMP kinase → MRVRIETGARLHFGFYNLMPVRRLWGSIGLAVDGVGYDIVIEEGGNGIVVEGCQRARFHRILLEALERLRLGDMSIKLVARKCIPEHRGLGSTTQAKLAVYAGLARLASLDIDVYKLAELAGRGKVSGVGIAAFAYGGFIIDTGRRVGVETGVPKPMMRIELPEKWRIVYLTPMTSWRVAEEGEVVFQGSIDPTLHCTLLETVFTWLAPAAVEKDFESFTAALEEIERIMGMYFSKAQEGAYCCRETAAAAEELRRAGGRGVGQSSWGPTVYAFFPDEESARTALNQAASRLEQRGIRLEYYGVLKPRNRGAVVTLEG
- a CDS encoding ERCC4 domain-containing protein, coding for MPILSEKLLAPVDIVVDTREASKNKDILEHLVRSGLRVARIALNAGDYYLLAPEGKKPLLVERKTVNDFLNSIRDNRVWEQAKLLKEAAEEDGAQPIIILEGWLGIAEKRRKWNMAAVLRILDEILLDWGIPVLPTPHKQATAAWLAAKAKALGRVEEKKVVRLRVEKKPMGINERILYVAESIIGPRLARRLLEHFGTLKAVANASIAELMRVEGIGEKRAREIYAIFNTPWRGESTSSSSKPNVLHTQKS